The genomic window ACCTGCAAAAGGGAATCCACCTCGTCCGGGAAGCCCTGCCCTCCCTTCTCCGTGAGGAACCGATCCAGTGCATCTTCCTGGGATCGGGAGAACGGGAGTTCGAGGAGTTTCTCCGCTGGCTCGCCCGCGAGTTTCCCGACCAGGTGGCCGCATCGATTGGTTTCTCAGAAGAGCTCAGCCACCGGATCTTCGCGGGAAGCGACTTCTTCCTGATGCCCTCCCTCTACGAGCCTTGCGGCCTGAGCCAGCTCTATGCGATGCGCTACGGCTCGATTCCCATTGCACGGGCTACGGGGGGAATCAAGAATACAGTGATTGACACCGAGGACCCGCGAGGAGAGGGAACCGGGTTCCTGTTCTTCGACCCGACAGGAGAAGGGCTCGGAGCCGCCTGCCGGCGCGCGCTCCAGCTCTGGAAAGACTCGCCATCGACCCTCGCGGGGCTGCGCGCCGCGGGGATGAGGAGGCTCTTTTCCTGGTCCGAGACCGCACGGCAGTATGAAGAGATCTACGCAGAAGCGCGGCGCAGTCGCCTGACGGCCGCAGATTCCTTGGCTCACGGCGGGATTCGCTTGGCTCGACCCCATTCTGGCGCGTGATGCGCCCATAGCAACGGGTCCCTTGATTCGACGGCTTGTTTGCTTTCTTGTTGTGTCCTAAACCAAGGCTCTACGAAAGGAGACTCCAGCATGCTGACAGTAGGCGATCATTTTCCCAAGTTTACCCTGAAAGCCGTCCAGGGAGGGCCGGAAGGCCTGGAGCTCGATACGGCGTTCCTGGACATTTCCGACGAAACGCATAGCGGCAAGTGGAAGATCCTCTTTTTCTGGCCGAAGGACTTCACCTTCGTCTGCCCAACCGAGCTCGTCGGATTCGGCAAGCTGATGAAGGAGTTCGCGGATCGCCATGCCGTGCTCTACGGCGTCTCGACCGATAGCGAGTTCGTCCATCTCAATTGGCGGCTCCACCATCCGAGCCTCAAAGGGCTTCCCTTTCCGATGCTTGCCGACATCAAGCGTGAGCTTTCGAGCGCGCTCGGCATTCTGGACCGGGCCGAAGGAGTTGCGCTCCGGGCGACCTTCGTCGTCGATCCGCACAACGTCATTCGGTTCGTGTCGGTCAACGATCTCTCGGTCGGCCGCAATCCCGCGGAAGTACTGCGGGTGCTCGACGCGCTGCAATCGGGCGAGCTCTGTCCCTGCGACTGGCAGAAGGGCGAGGAATTCGTTCGGCCGGACGCGGTCTCAAGCGGTCCCCGGTAATCGCGGGCGACCATCGGGCTACAGGAACTCGACCGGATCCACGTCTACGACGAGATCGACGTCCGTGCGGCGCCCTCGCTCCTCCGTCCACCGCTTGAGCAGGCGGGTGGCCGCGGCGATCCGAGCCGTCTTGAGGAGCAGTTGATAGCGGAACGCACCCTGAAGCCGCGCGATCGGAGCGGGCAGGATCTCCCCGGCCTCCGCCACGCCCGCGAGCCTCCGGCGAATCTCCTCGGCCTCGACTTCCGCCGCCTGCCGGCAGAGACCCTCGTTCGGACTCTTCCAGACGAGAAGGACTAGCCGGACCGCGGGAGGATAGCCGAGCGACGTTCGAAACTCCAGGTCCTGCTCGGCAAAGCCGCGATAGTCGTGATGGCGGGCGAACTGAATCGCCGGGTGAACCGGACAGCGTGTCTGGATCAAGACTACTCCCCGCTCTTCCCCGCGCCCGGAACGGCCCGCGACTTGGAGAAGCTGCTGGAAGGCCCTTTCCGCCGAGCGGAAATCGGGCATGTGGAGCAGCCCGTCGATCTGGACGACCCCGACCAGGGTGACACCAGGAAAGTGGAGCCCCTTGGCGACCATCTGCGTGCCGACCAGGAGATCAAAGCCGCGCTCAGCGAAAGCCCGCAACGCTTCCGCGAGCGAGCCTTTCCTGGCCATCGAGTCCGAATCCATGCGCAAGATTCGAGCCGTGGGGAAGGCTTCCTCCACCGCCTCGACCACCCGTTCGGTTCCGAGCCCGAGTCGATCGAAGCCCGCGCCACCACAAACCGAGCATGCCTGGGGATAGGGCTCGAAATGGCCGCAGAAGTGACAGCGGAGGGTCTCTCCCGCGCGATGGTAGGTCAAGGCGACGCTGCAGTGCGGACACTCTCTTACGGCACCGCACCCGGCGCATTGGAGGACTCGCGCATATCCCCGCCGATTCACATAGAGAATGGACTGCTCCCGCCGGGCGAGCCGCTTGCCCAGCTCCTCCCGGAGCTCGCGCGAAAGCCAGGGGCTTTCGCTCGCCGCGCCGGCCGGAGCCGCCTTCCGCCGCCTCCCCCTCCCGCGGAGATCGACGATGCGGACCCAGGGGAGAGAGCGATCCTCGACGCGGCGGCTCAGCTCAAGGAGACGATATTTTCCGGCGAGCGCGTTGGCGTAGGACTCGAGGGATGGGCAGGCGGAGCCCAAGAGCACGGGAATCCCTTCCCGGCGGGCGCGCATCACCGCGACATCCCGCGCATGGTACCGCGGAGTCTCCCCTTGCTTGTAGGCCGGCTCGTGCTCCTCGTCGACGACGATGAGCCCGAGGTCCCGCAGCGGGCAGAAGATGGCGGACCGTGCGCCCACGACGATGCGGGAACGACCCGAGCAGACATCCCGCCACTGGTCATGTCGCTCTCCGGCCGAAAGCCGGCTATGCCAGAGCGCCACCCTTCCGGGGAGATCGCCGAAACGGCGCTGCACCTGCTCCACCAGCTGCGGGGTCAGGGCGATCTCCGGGACCAGGATTAGGGCGGAGCGATCATGGGCGAGTGCTTCGGCCGCGCATCGGAGATAGACCTCCGTTTTCCCGCTGCCGGTCACTCCGAAGAGGAGATAGGGTGCAAACCCGCTCTCCCGGATGGCCGTGCGAACCTCTTCGAAGGCTGCGGCCTGTTCCTCGGTCAAGACCGGAAGCACCGCCCTCTCGGGAAGAAGGTCCCTTAACGGATGCCTCGGTCTCTCCGCTTTCTGCAAATCGACGAGTTTCCGCTTCGCGAGTCTCTTCCAGACCTGCGGCCCGATTCCGGTGCCGGTGCAAAGCTCGGAGAGCCAAGTCGGCCCGAGCGCGTGCAGCCGCATCCACGCCTGCTTCTCGCGAGGGGAGCAGCCCAGTCGGTCGAGCTCCTCCTCCTGCTGCGGAAGACAGCTCACCCGCAGCTGCTCCCGCGCTTGCGCCCGCCTCACCGGCGCGGGCAGAAGGCAACCGAGCGTGGCGGCCAAGGGGGCGCAGTAGTAGCCTGCGACCCATTCGGCAAGTCCCAGGAGCGTCGCGGGAAGAGGAAAGGGTTCGGAGGGAATCCCGGCAAGCTCGCGCAAGCCCTCGACGGCGGGCTTCTCCGGGAAACCGATCACCCAGCCGGTGGCCTGCCCTCCCCGCAACGGCACCCGGACGTGGGAGCCGATCCCGATCTGATCTGCGAGCCGTTCGGGAACGCCATAGTCGAGCAGGCAATCCCGCTTTCTCTCCAGGAGCACCCGGGCGATGGCTCCTCGCCGTTCCGACCGGAACCCCTGACCCTCGAAAAGCTCGCTTGCCATGGCCTGGGAGCGGGTATCGTACCCCGCGGGCAACCCCGCACCAATCTTCTTATCCGCCCGCTCGAGCGCAAAACCGGGAGATGACAGACGGGAGCATAGGCTCCACATTGGACCAGCAAATTCCATGAACGACACCATTGCGGCCCTCGCCACCCCGGCAGCACCGGCTGCCCTGGCCGTGATCCGCGTCAGCGGCCCCCGGTCGCGGGAGATCACCGACCTTTTGCTGCGGAAGCCCGTCCGGTGGCATCCCCAGAAGGCTTGGCATCGGGAGATCTGGGACGGAGCGGAACGATTGGATGACGTGGTCCTCCTCTATTGGCAACAGCCCCGCTCGTACACCGGAGAAGAGATGATCGAGGTCTCCTGCCATGGGAATCCCCTCCTGGTCGACCGAATCCTGGCCGCCTATTTCACCCGCGGCGCGCGCGCGGCCCTTCCCGGAGAGTTCACCCAGCGCGCCTTCCTTCACGGCAAGCTCGACCTGACCCAAGCGGAGGCGATCGCGGATCTGATTCACGCCGGAAGCCTGCGCAGCCTGACAGTCGCCCAAGAGATGAAAGAGGGAAGGCTGGGCCGAGTCCTGGCGGGGGCGCGCACGACACTCCTGGAGCTCGTCGCCCACGCGGAGGCCTTCCTTGATTTTCCAGAAGAAGATATCGATCCTGAGGTCGGAGCGGGAATGCTGCATCGCATCGACCGGTTGAGGGACGAGCTGCTCGGCTTGGCGGGCAGCGCGCCGACGGGCCGGCTGCTCCGCGAGGGGATCGTCGTCGTTCTGGCCGGCCGGCCGAATGTCGGCAAGTCGAGCCTTTTCAACGCGATCCTGCGGCAGAGCCGGGCGATCGTCTCTCCCCATCCGGGAACAACCCGGGATACGATCGAATCCCTCTGCCAGATCCATGGCTTTCCCGTCCGCCTCATCGACACGGCAGGTCATCGGACCGCCGAACACCCGGTCGAGGCGGAAGGAGTGCGCCGGGCGGAGGAGGCCCTGCGCTCCGCAGACATCATCCTCCATGTGTCGGTTGCGCCCGAGCCGCCGGAAGCCGATCCAGTCTCCCGCGCCCCCCTTCTTCCCCATCAACGGCTCCTGCTCGTCGCGAACAAGGGCGACTTGGGCATCCATCCGGAACGCCGGTCGCAGCTCTGTGTCTCGACGCTCACCCGCCAAGGCTTGCCCGAGCTCGATCGTCTCCTCCATCAAGAAATCGCCTCCCTCGCTCCCGATGCGTCCACCGGGAGTGCGGTCAATGCCCGGCAGGAAGCTGCCCTCCGGCGAGCCGCAGCGGCATTGGAGCGGGCCTCCGCCGCCTTTCGAGCGGGTCTGGCGTGCGAGCTCTGGTGCCTGGAGCTTCGCACCGCCCTGCAAGCCGTGGGAGAGGTGATGGGGGCGGTCACCAGCGAAGAAGTTCTCGACGAGGTCTTTCGGCGCTTTTGCATTGGAAAGTAAGCCCGGGTCCTCTTTGGCGCTTTCGAGAAGTTCTTCATTTGACCGGTCGGCCGGCCGGATCGGCGAACAACGAGGCCGATCGCGCGGCTTTCCTCCCGAACGCTCGCTTCCTGATCCTTTCCAGTCCATAATTTCCTCGAGGACTCCAGCGGGTAACGGTGGTTTCAGAGTCAGAAATCGGTGCGGCGGTCGCCGAGAAAAAGGCGAAGCGAGAATCCTTCGGCGGCTGGGAATATGCCCGCCTTCTCCACGGTTGGCAGGGATGGCCCCGCGGCACGATCCTGGCAGAGGGCCGGGTCATTCCCGGCTATCCGAAGATCGGACGGGTGCACACCCTGGCGGGCATCCCCGCGCTCTTTCACGCCCCGTTCCAGGCCGAAGAAAAGGTTGACGGCTACAATGCACGCCTTTTTCGAGCAGGGGATTCCCTCTACGCCGCCACCCGAGGCGGTCAAGTCTGCCCCTTTACGACCGACCGGCTGGCCGACCTGATCGATCCGTCGGTCTTTTCCGCGCACCCGGAGCTGATTCTCTGTGGGGAGGTCACCGGACCCGAAACTCCCTACGTCGAGGGCACTTCTCCCCTGGTGCCGGAAGGCATCGGCTTCTTTCTCTTCGATCTGATGCGGCAGGGGGCGGAGGGCTTTCTCTCGATCGAGGAGAAGCGCGCGCTCACCCGCTCCTTCCGCCTTCCTGCGGTCCCGGATCATGGCCGGATCGATCCGAAGGCTCTGAGCACTTTCCGGGAAATCGTGCGCCGGCTCGACGAAGAGGGCCGAGAAGGCGTTGTCCTCAAGGAGGACTCACCCCGTGGCTTCCGCGCCAAATATGTGACCGGAAGTGCCGAAATCACCGACATCGCGTCGATGGCCCAGCGCTACCTCGACGTCCCTCCGGAATATTTCACGGAGCGGGTCTTGCGGCTGGCTCTCTTTCTCGAGGAGATGGCGGCGACGGATCGGGAAGGGTGGAGCCGCCGGTTGGGAGAGGCCTTCCTCACCGCTCTCCAGGATCGAATCGGCTTAGCCCGACGAGGTCAATGCGTCGGCTCCTTCCGCTGCCGCTTCCACTCCCGAGAAAACGCGCTCCGGCTGCTCGACTCCCTCGGGCAGATCCGCGGCCATGAAGGGGAAACCCGCTTGGTGAACCTCCGGGAGGAAGAGGGATTTTGGGTTCTCCGATTCGAAAAGCTCTACCGATCAACCACGGGCTTTCTCCGCAGCGCCCTCGGCGGTTCTCTTCGTTTCGATTAGGTGGCAGAGCAGCTCCCGAAAATGGCGCGCATCGACGACCGCCACCCCCATCCGATCCGCCCACTTGCGCATCCCCTCATCGGCGGCGACCAGGCTGCCGTCAAGCTCAAAGGAAAGCAGCACCACGTCGACATCTCCTCGGCTGTCGAGAATTCCCCTCCGCAGCGTTTCCCGGTAGCGCTCCCGGAGCTGGTGCAGCAGCTGCCCGATCTCGGCCGCCTCTCCCGCCCGCTTGGCATGTTCCTCGGCGATCCGCAGCCCATGGTCGATCCGCTTCCGGACCTCATCGATAAAGTCGTAAAGAAAGTCCCCAGGAATCTGCAGATCCGATCTCCGCGGGGAGCGGATCTGAATCACCGACTCGAAGTACCCGATCAGGGAGTCGAGATCGCGCATCTTCCGCAGCTCTTCGTAGACCGAGAGCGGCATGTAAAACTCCGCGGGGACCCTTCGCGCCAAATCGAGAAAGCTCCCCACCGCCGCCTCGTCTTCTCCGAACTGCGAGGCGACATCCGGATTGGTGAAGATGCTTGTATCCAGGACGAACCGGTGCATGATCCCCATCCGTTCCTAGACTAGGATGCCCGGCACCGGCAATCCAGCCGTTTGTTGCTCCTTCCGCTTCTGAGGCTTGCGGATTGTCAACGCTTCCCAACTCCCCGAAACTACCGTTGTGCTCTACCGCCTGCTCCTTCGCCGTCTCCTCTTTTTTCTTCCTCCGGAACGCGCCCACCACCTCGCCCTCTCCCTCTGCGCAAAGGGCTGGGCGGAACGGCTGCTGCGGCGGCTCTTTCCACCTCTCCCCTCGGGTCTCGAGCGGACCGTCTGGGGACTCCGTTTCCCGAGTCCGCTCGGGCTCGCCGCCGGATTCGACAAGAACGGAATCGCGCTCGGCGCGTGGGAGGCGCTCGGATTCGGATTTTGCGAGATCGGCACGGTCACACCTACCCCGCAAGCCGCGAACCCCCCACCCCGCCTGCGCCGGCTCCCGCGGTCGGAGGCCCTCTGGAACCGACTGGGATTCCCGAGCGAAGGGGCGGAGCAGGTCGCCCGCCGGCTTGCCTTTCTTCGGGCCGAGGGGAGATGGCCAAGCTTCCCTGTTGGAATCAACGTGGGGAAATCCCGGCAGACGGAGCTCGACCGGGCCGCCGAGGACTACGCACGCGTCTTCTCCCTCCTCCGCGCCTACGGCGACTTTTTCGTGCTCAACTTGAGCTCGCCCAATACCCCCGGCCTCCGCTCGCTCCAGCAGGAAACCCATTTGCGATCGGTGCTCGAGGCGGTTGCCGCGGTCAACCCCCCTCCCGCCAAACCCATCTTGGTCAAGATCGCTCCCGACCTCGAGGAAAGGGCGCTCGGGCGGATTCTGGAGGTGCTTTTGTCCGGCGGCTGCGACGGCCTGGTCGCCACGAACACGCTGCCGGCCCCGGACCCAAAGGGCCTCGTGGGAGGGCTGAGCGGCAAGCCGCTGAGCCAGCGGAGCACCGCGGTTGTCCGCTTCCTGGCTCGGGAGAGTGGCGGACGACTGCCCATCATCGCCGCTGGAGGAATCTTCGATGGCGCGGATGCCCGAGAAAAGCTCGAGGCGGGTGCCAGCCTGCTCGAGGCCTACACCGGCTTCGTCTTCCAGGGACCGG from Methylacidimicrobium sp. B4 includes these protein-coding regions:
- a CDS encoding RNA ligase, with amino-acid sequence MVSESEIGAAVAEKKAKRESFGGWEYARLLHGWQGWPRGTILAEGRVIPGYPKIGRVHTLAGIPALFHAPFQAEEKVDGYNARLFRAGDSLYAATRGGQVCPFTTDRLADLIDPSVFSAHPELILCGEVTGPETPYVEGTSPLVPEGIGFFLFDLMRQGAEGFLSIEEKRALTRSFRLPAVPDHGRIDPKALSTFREIVRRLDEEGREGVVLKEDSPRGFRAKYVTGSAEITDIASMAQRYLDVPPEYFTERVLRLALFLEEMAATDREGWSRRLGEAFLTALQDRIGLARRGQCVGSFRCRFHSRENALRLLDSLGQIRGHEGETRLVNLREEEGFWVLRFEKLYRSTTGFLRSALGGSLRFD
- the mnmE gene encoding tRNA uridine-5-carboxymethylaminomethyl(34) synthesis GTPase MnmE, which encodes MNDTIAALATPAAPAALAVIRVSGPRSREITDLLLRKPVRWHPQKAWHREIWDGAERLDDVVLLYWQQPRSYTGEEMIEVSCHGNPLLVDRILAAYFTRGARAALPGEFTQRAFLHGKLDLTQAEAIADLIHAGSLRSLTVAQEMKEGRLGRVLAGARTTLLELVAHAEAFLDFPEEDIDPEVGAGMLHRIDRLRDELLGLAGSAPTGRLLREGIVVVLAGRPNVGKSSLFNAILRQSRAIVSPHPGTTRDTIESLCQIHGFPVRLIDTAGHRTAEHPVEAEGVRRAEEALRSADIILHVSVAPEPPEADPVSRAPLLPHQRLLLVANKGDLGIHPERRSQLCVSTLTRQGLPELDRLLHQEIASLAPDASTGSAVNARQEAALRRAAAALERASAAFRAGLACELWCLELRTALQAVGEVMGAVTSEEVLDEVFRRFCIGK
- a CDS encoding peroxiredoxin, whose amino-acid sequence is MLTVGDHFPKFTLKAVQGGPEGLELDTAFLDISDETHSGKWKILFFWPKDFTFVCPTELVGFGKLMKEFADRHAVLYGVSTDSEFVHLNWRLHHPSLKGLPFPMLADIKRELSSALGILDRAEGVALRATFVVDPHNVIRFVSVNDLSVGRNPAEVLRVLDALQSGELCPCDWQKGEEFVRPDAVSSGPR
- a CDS encoding quinone-dependent dihydroorotate dehydrogenase is translated as MLYRLLLRRLLFFLPPERAHHLALSLCAKGWAERLLRRLFPPLPSGLERTVWGLRFPSPLGLAAGFDKNGIALGAWEALGFGFCEIGTVTPTPQAANPPPRLRRLPRSEALWNRLGFPSEGAEQVARRLAFLRAEGRWPSFPVGINVGKSRQTELDRAAEDYARVFSLLRAYGDFFVLNLSSPNTPGLRSLQQETHLRSVLEAVAAVNPPPAKPILVKIAPDLEERALGRILEVLLSGGCDGLVATNTLPAPDPKGLVGGLSGKPLSQRSTAVVRFLARESGGRLPIIAAGGIFDGADAREKLEAGASLLEAYTGFVFQGPGFAHDVGGALLGTVP
- a CDS encoding RNA ligase partner protein, with product MHRFVLDTSIFTNPDVASQFGEDEAAVGSFLDLARRVPAEFYMPLSVYEELRKMRDLDSLIGYFESVIQIRSPRRSDLQIPGDFLYDFIDEVRKRIDHGLRIAEEHAKRAGEAAEIGQLLHQLRERYRETLRRGILDSRGDVDVVLLSFELDGSLVAADEGMRKWADRMGVAVVDARHFRELLCHLIETKRTAEGAAEKARG
- the priA gene encoding primosomal protein N', with the translated sequence MWSLCSRLSSPGFALERADKKIGAGLPAGYDTRSQAMASELFEGQGFRSERRGAIARVLLERKRDCLLDYGVPERLADQIGIGSHVRVPLRGGQATGWVIGFPEKPAVEGLRELAGIPSEPFPLPATLLGLAEWVAGYYCAPLAATLGCLLPAPVRRAQAREQLRVSCLPQQEEELDRLGCSPREKQAWMRLHALGPTWLSELCTGTGIGPQVWKRLAKRKLVDLQKAERPRHPLRDLLPERAVLPVLTEEQAAAFEEVRTAIRESGFAPYLLFGVTGSGKTEVYLRCAAEALAHDRSALILVPEIALTPQLVEQVQRRFGDLPGRVALWHSRLSAGERHDQWRDVCSGRSRIVVGARSAIFCPLRDLGLIVVDEEHEPAYKQGETPRYHARDVAVMRARREGIPVLLGSACPSLESYANALAGKYRLLELSRRVEDRSLPWVRIVDLRGRGRRRKAAPAGAASESPWLSRELREELGKRLARREQSILYVNRRGYARVLQCAGCGAVRECPHCSVALTYHRAGETLRCHFCGHFEPYPQACSVCGGAGFDRLGLGTERVVEAVEEAFPTARILRMDSDSMARKGSLAEALRAFAERGFDLLVGTQMVAKGLHFPGVTLVGVVQIDGLLHMPDFRSAERAFQQLLQVAGRSGRGEERGVVLIQTRCPVHPAIQFARHHDYRGFAEQDLEFRTSLGYPPAVRLVLLVWKSPNEGLCRQAAEVEAEEIRRRLAGVAEAGEILPAPIARLQGAFRYQLLLKTARIAAATRLLKRWTEERGRRTDVDLVVDVDPVEFL